The Coffea arabica cultivar ET-39 chromosome 2c, Coffea Arabica ET-39 HiFi, whole genome shotgun sequence genome includes the window aaggaagaagaattaTTGGTATATCATCTTTTACCTTGAAAAGATGTTGCAAACAGGAACCGTACAGGACGATTTATCTATGTTACTGCAACATACGATGAACCTATGAATCAGCCACCATGGCATCAAAAACTACAGCAGAAAACAGCAACTACCAGATGCTTGATAATCCAGTCTATTTTCATCAACCAACCTTACAGAGTATGTAAAGAAGACTTAGATTTGATCATCAAAATAGTACTATGATGCCATGACATTATACATCCGACCTCCAAGCATACACATTAAATTCTTCAGAGACCATCTGCTTCAGCAGGTTTTGCCAAAAAATCATCACCCTGCTTCGCCTTCTCAGATCGACTAAATTTCCTAGTCACCATGCATTCATATTTCAGTTAAAGAACTCATTTCGCCATTTGGGTTTTGAAGTACCTTCATCTTACCCAGATCTCGACAAGGCATTGAACTCTTTCAACATTTGCAGTTACATCTCTAACTTGATGACCAGATTCCCTTGCTATCTGCACAAAATCATTTGTTAGTCTCATTGAACACATCCAGCTCTGCCTCACAGGATTAGAATGAACATGGACTAATAAATCTCCATATGGTTCAACAAATAAGTTAAAACAGTGAAGATCAGACTAATTCCAAGAGCAAAATAACAACTTGCCTGTAGCAGTCATTCAAATGCATGCATGATTTGTCACATAATGTATAATCTTTGCCAGGATTTACTTTTCATGGACTTTTCATCAGAACTCTGAACTACATCCCAGAAGCATTGAGCAAAACCTACAAAAAATCAAGCCAGTGAAGACAGCTACTGAGAATAGAGAAAATGTCAATTTTGATATTCGTGTTACATTTGCATAATGTGCCTTTTCTCCATTTTGCTTGGATCTGGTTTTAGGGCCAGTAGAATGAGAATCCCATTGCAACATGTATATCAGTGCAAATAATTTAGCAACGATACAAAAGATTACCTAGTAAATTTCTCTGCCTTTGATTATAAACAGGCAAACACACAGGTCATCAATATTATgcaattttttatcaaaaaccAATAAGACACGTctcaaaagtaacaaaaatttagaaaaggaTGCGTCTCCTGAAGTTTGTGCAATTTAATTACCTATCCATGTTAGCAGTCCTAGACAGCATCTCTAAAATAAACGCTAAACTACCAAATGATTATTAGAGATTTGATTCTCAAGGTAATGTTACTATTTCTTGCAGAATGAAATTCTCACTGCTTCAATGGAGcttacaaaaataaaatggtgTAATTACAGATCTATGAGCTAAAAAAATAGTAACAAATATATGCAGTAGCCCAAGTTCAAGTATGCTTTAGGTTTGCACAATGCTAAAGACAAGTGAAAAACCAAATACAAAAATTGCACGTGGCCGTGCACATAAACAAATATATACACAAGACATATCATTGTGTATCATCATATGTATTAATaacagaaagagagagaaaagagattTGTAGGTACCAGTTGCTATCTGAAAGATTCAGTAATAGCCTGCCAAtcatcaatttcttcttcaacaaaTTCAACAGTTCAGCAAGCAAAACATGAGAGCTGTATATTGACCTTGAGAGATGACGTACAGTTGCGAGTGAGACTTGGAGTATCTTTGAGTCCACTTCTCAAGCCCCAGAACAACCCTTAAGAAGAATCAATGAAAAACTGTTATCGATCTTTCCACTGAAAAGTGTCTCATTCTTATCCTTCACAGTATGATATCTGAAGAAGAATTCCCAGCAACTGCAATTACAAGCTAATGGACAGGAACATCTAGAAATGCCATCCTTTAGCACGCCAACATATCCGTGCTTTCTCATTTCCACGAGCTACTTTTATCTTCAAAAACAGCTTGTAGGCCACCTCTGTTTTATTTAAACCTAAGAGTTTGTTGTTCAATTTACTGCAAATAAGTCTGCTGGGGCAAAATCCTCTATGCAAAGACTCCTCAATGACTGCAACAGCATTTTCAAGCTGCCCTATGTTGCAAAATGCATTAATGATACACTCGTAAGCTTGCATATCAGAAGAATAACCACTTTCTTGCATATCATTCCAAATACTCATCAGGGTATTACACTTGCCAAATTTAGAAAGTCGCATAAGCAAAAGCTTATAGCAACTTAATGATATTCTACATCCGACTTTCCTTGCCTTTTTATAAATCATAAGAGCAGCATGAGGAGGGCCATAGCCACACAAGGGCTCAATAAAAGAAGTAACAGTACCCATTGAAGGAATGATCCCACGGCccaacatttcatcaaacaattCAATTGCATCTGCTACTCTCCGAGCTTTTAAACAAGCAGATATTAATCTGACATAAGTATCCAAGTTAGGCTCATAATCACCTCTCAACATCATCTCATAATATTTAAATCCCTCATCCAAATTATCAGTAACTACAAAGTTAGATATCATTGCATTATAAACCTCAGCATTAAGAACGCAACCCCCCTCCTCCAACTCCCTAAAAATCTTTACAGCACCATCAATTTGACCAGCTCTCCCTAAGCCTTCAAGAATATAACTGTAAGTCAAGCTATCCGGATTCAATCCATCTTCCACCATTGCCTCCAAGGTCCTCTCAACTTCACTAACTATACCAAATCTCGACCACCCACTGATCACCGAATTATAGGTCACACTATTAAAGCGAATCTTCCCTCTCATCTTATTGACTAATGAACTTGCAGTTCCTACATGTGATCGTCGAATTAAACATTTCAGAAGAACGTTAAACGTCTCAGTATCGCATTTTAATCCAAAATCTTCTAAATCATCAAGCATTTTGACGGCTTTAGAAACCCGCCGAGCCCGTATAAAACTATCCATAACTATAAAAAGGGTATCGCAGTTGGGATTTGTTCCTCTTTTTCTCATATCAAACAACATATCCACCATAAATTCAAAACATTTTCTCCTACCTAATGCTTTAATAAGCACATGAAAACTATCCACATCTCTAGTCATTCTTGGTTGTTCCACTGCCCAATTGAAAAACATAACCATGGCTTCGCCCCCTAAATTGCCTCTATTCACTACTTTATCAAGTATATCAGGGGTAATTTCAATCCCAACATTAGTTAATGCCGTTTCAATTGCATTTTTACCGAGAATTTTCTGGAGAAAAATCCCACGAAATTTATCTTCGGGAGGCAAAAATCCATCAACTGCCCGGGTTTCTATTCCCTTATCAGAGGAAGAATTTGGTTTTCGAATTACAGGGCTGTGACGGATTGGCAGGATGTCTGAGAGTTGATTCAGTATATGGGCTTCGTCGATATGAGGATGTTTTTGCTGCGAATGATTCTCTGGGTCGTTAGGACACTTAAAGGGAGAATCGAGGGTTGAAAAAAGAGTTAGAGAGAGTGGAGACGATGTAGTGAAGACAGGTAGAGATTGATGAGTGTACCTGCGGGTCAGGGAGCTGAACCTCGTGAGAAGCATTGACGGCGTGGAGGAGGAGGTGTAGGGGTGGTGTTGATTCTGCCCGACGCGGGCTTAGTTTTGTGGTGCATCGACTTTGGAAtcttggcaaaatggattgcaCATTTAGATTGATTACTGTGTAAGGGacggaaaaaaaaattcccagaTAAAATATGACGAATAAATTAGATATGGTACAAAAGTAAAATTGATAATCTTCTCCAACTTCCCTGAACCATTCATCTCATCCCTCATCTCTCATTCATGagagtagggctgcaaacgaatcgagccgctcgcgagcgcaaacgaatcgagccgctcgcgagccgctcgagtcaagctcgagtcgagttcgacattaatcgagctcgagtcaaactcgagctcgaactcgagctcagaatattaagctcgttaacTCGCGAGTCgggagcggctcgagtcaagctcgagtcgagctcgacattaatcgagctcgagtcaaactcgagctcaaaatattaagctcggctcgcgagcttgaatatatatatatatatattttttatttttatttttatttaataataaaattacgtatattatatatatatattttttattttttattttcatagtgaaattacggatatatccttaatattttattatttattcagaaaaaaatattattttatttaattttttttaaaaaaaaaaattttatttttttcgagctcgagctcggctcgacttgattcgagtcgagctcgagctcgaaaattgccagctcgtcgagttcgagctcgagctcgaaaattgccagctcgtcgagttcgagctcgagctcgagcttgataaaatttagctaaggctcggctcgattagctcaaaactcgactcggctcggctcgtttgcagccctacatgAGAGTAATAATCTTTATCTAGCTCGACAACAATTATGCAGTAAGAAAAgggttaatatcagaaacctcccttgaggtttcttctaatcacacctAGAACCCTTCATGTTTTCgaaatcacacttagcaccCTGGAATGACAACTTTGGTATCGTTGTCAACCCCTCATTATTTTTGTTCCACTTTTACCCTCCTTGTGAACTCTATTTATGTAACTCACATCCCTCCAACTTTTGTAACACTACAAAATCGTCCTTGAGCAGTGTAACAtgttttgaatattttgtaattttatgtaaGCTTCTTGTACATCTTTATAATAGATTGCGTTTCTGTtattaagttttacaaataattcacataaagtTACACATTGTTTAAAAAATGTTACATTGATCTGAacggagataaaaaaaaatgtgactATGGATTCTCATAATGGCAGCAATAGTTTCAATATGTGGTTGTAGTTGTAAATAAACTTGCTCTTCCATTTTTGTGAAAATGAGGTGGTATAAATAGCTTTTTGTGCATCCTAGTCGAATGGAGTTTGTAAGTTATTAATATTGCGATACCCTATTATCAAGTAAAAATGGATTGCTAATGCTATATACTCATGAATTCCCATCATCTTTAAACTACTTTTAGATTATGTTATTATTCACTTAGAAATTGCAATTTTGGCAATGGCACTATGTCCATTGCCAAAAGTCAACATCACTGGAAACTCTATAGCTATTTAATATTAGGGAGTAGGATAGGAACAATTGTTAGATCAACCATCCCTAAATCgtgtaacattttttgaacattttgtaattttatgtaaaTTTCTTGTACATCATTACAATAGAAGTGTGATAAGTTGTTAGTGTACATATGAGTCCAATATGTAATAATCGTATTTGTGTtgataagttttacaaatagttCAATTAGAATTACACTTtgtacaaaaaatattacataatTACATAATAGTTTTACATAATTTAgggaaaacctcaagggaggtttccgaAATTAACTCTACATAAATAGAGCTCACAAGGAGGGTAAAAGTGGAACAAAAATAATGAGGGGGCTGACAATGATACCAAAGTTGTCATTCTAGGggtgctaagtgtgatttcGAAAACATGAGGGGTTCTaggtgtgattagaagaaacctcaagggaggtttatgATATTAACCCGTAAGAAAAAACTAGACATGGTTCCATTAGAATGGAGGATGGACTTGAACAATACCAAGGAAAGAAATATAAGTAAGGGATTTCGGTTCGAGATTAAGAACGACAATGGAGAATTTACATTAAATTGGACCAATCCCACTATTTTTGCTTGTTTATTTccgggggggggggtgtgtgaattgaaaaaagagataaaaattttacattttataATTGAATATTGTTAGTTAGTTTATAGTGATTTTATTATCTATTTTATGTTATAGTGAAGGAAAAAATACAAAACATGTTTCCTATGtctttaggaatattttcttcatGTTATCTAGGAGATGGCAGAACTAGAGATTTGACATATCAATACAATCTTAGCAAAAAATTTATTAGTGttaatttcaaaaacttctaaaaTCATGAGTGGTTAAATTGTGTACGTTTTTAAACCATAGGAAGATAAATTAAACCCTGACTAAACCACATGAGAAGTTTTGTATTTAACCCATTTATTTGTAGGGGAAATAGTGATATTTTGCTTGTCAATATTAGATGTGACGATCTCCATCACTATTTCGAAAACTTACAAACTATGAAGGGTTAAATTATagatttttaaactataaaaaaGTAGATGAGGAGAGATAATAATTTACTTTCATTTGTTCCCTTTTATTATcctttatataaatattagaGCAGCAATTAAGACTAGAATAAACTTAATAGGCAAAAGACAAATTGGAAGAGATGTAAGCGCAATAAAAAGAAGTGCAACAGATAAGTGA containing:
- the LOC113726935 gene encoding uncharacterized protein, which translates into the protein MLLTRFSSLTRRYTHQSLPVFTTSSPLSLTLFSTLDSPFKCPNDPENHSQQKHPHIDEAHILNQLSDILPIRHSPVIRKPNSSSDKGIETRAVDGFLPPEDKFRGIFLQKILGKNAIETALTNVGIEITPDILDKVVNRGNLGGEAMVMFFNWAVEQPRMTRDVDSFHVLIKALGRRKCFEFMVDMLFDMRKRGTNPNCDTLFIVMDSFIRARRVSKAVKMLDDLEDFGLKCDTETFNVLLKCLIRRSHVGTASSLVNKMRGKIRFNSVTYNSVISGWSRFGIVSEVERTLEAMVEDGLNPDSLTYSYILEGLGRAGQIDGAVKIFRELEEGGCVLNAEVYNAMISNFVVTDNLDEGFKYYEMMLRGDYEPNLDTYVRLISACLKARRVADAIELFDEMLGRGIIPSMGTVTSFIEPLCGYGPPHAALMIYKKARKVGCRISLSCYKLLLMRLSKFGKCNTLMSIWNDMQESGYSSDMQAYECIINAFCNIGQLENAVAVIEESLHRGFCPSRLICSKLNNKLLGLNKTEVAYKLFLKIKVARGNEKARICWRAKGWHF